A segment of the Paracoccus suum genome:
TGCGGCGAGAACGCCGAGGGCCGATCCCCGGCAACCCTTGCACCTTCATTCTTATTGTACGATCAATCAGCGGCCCTTTGACATGGATGTATGATGCTGGACGCTACCGCAAAACCGACCGAGGACGTCGACCTGCGCGAGGTGTTCGGCCTCGACAGCGACATGAAGGTCAAGTCCTTCGCCGAGCGGACCGACCGCGTCCCGGAGATCGACCCCACCTACAAGTTCGACCCCGACACCACCATGGCGATCCTCGCTGGCTTTGCCTACAACCGCCGGGTGATGATTCAGGGCTATCACGGCACCGGGAAATCGACCCATATCGAACAGGTCGCGGCGCGCCTGAACTGGCCCTGCGTCCGTGTGAACCTCGATTCCCATATCAGCCGGATCGACCTGATCGGCAAGGACGCGATCAAGCTGCGTGACGGCAAGCAGGTAACGGAGTTTCACGAGGGCATCCTGCCTTGGGCGCTGCGCAACCCGGTCGCCATCGTGTTCGACGAATACGACGCCGGCCGCGCCGACGTGATGTTCGTCATCCAGCGGGTGCTGGAACATGACGGCAAGCTGACCCTGCTCGACCAGAACGAGATCATCACGCCCAATCCCTCATTCCGCCTCTTTGCGACCGCGAACACCGTGGGGCTCGGCGATACGACCGGCCTCTATCACGGCACTCAGCAGATCAACCAGGCACAGATGGACCGCTGGTCGCTCGTGGCGACGCTGAACTATCTGTCCCACGACGCCGAGACGGCGATCGTACTGGCCAAGGTGCCGCACTACAATACGGACAAGGGCCGCAAGCAGATTGCGCAGATGGTAACTCTGGCCGACCTGACGCGGACCGCGTTCATGCAGGGCGACCTGTCCACCGTCATGTCGCCCCGAACCGTCATCAGCTGGGCCCAGAACGCCCGCATCTTTGACAACATCGGCTATGCCTTCCGGCTGACTTTCCTGAACAAGTGCGACGAGCTGGAGCGCCAGACAGTGGCCGAGTTCTACCAGCGCCTGTTCGACGAGGAACTGCCCGAGAGCGCCGCCGCCCAAGCGAAGTAAGGAACGAGGGGCCCGTCAGCCGGGCCCCTTCACGATGCGCTGGCGCTATTATGCCTCGCGCGCAGCCTTCGTCGCCTTGGTCCACCAGGTCAGGTCGGTCAGCAACCCGCCTAGCGCGTTCTCCAAGTTGCCCTCTATCTCACTGATCGGAGCGTTGCCGGCGCCGGGCCAGACCTTGAAGAAGTCGGCGCCCCCGATGTGGACCGCGCCGCGGACCGGGACCATCTGCAGCTCGACGCCGATGGCGCGCAGATGTTCCAGCGCGCGGGCGCCCCCCATGCTGCCATACGCGAGCGCGGCCATCGGCTTGTGAACCCACTCGTTATAGGCCTGGTCCAGCGCGTTTTTCAGCGCCGCGGTGATCGAGTGGTTGTATTCCGAGACGATGAACACGAACCCGTCGTAGCTGGCGATCTTTTCCTGCCAGGCGACGGCCTTGGGATCGCTGGACGGCACCCAGGCGTTCGAGGCAGGCTCGTCAAAGAACGGCAGGTCGGCATCGCGCAGGTCCACGACCTCGAAATCGAGGTCCGCGTTTCCGGCGACCTTTGACATGAACCATTCGGTCGGCTTGTCTGCGAAACGTGTCTTGCGAGTCGAGCCGATGATTACGGCAATGCGAGGCTTGGACATTTAAGTCTCCATCAGTATCTAGGTTTCTGGCGGTAACTTACTGGCCGGCCGGACCGACGCAAGAAGGCACCTTGATGATACCGTGTGACACCCAGGATACGGTCCACTGCGAGCGCCTGAGCCGCATGCTCTCGCGCATCGGCGACAAGTGGACGCTGCTGATCGTGCGGGCGCTGGGCGCGCAGCCGCTGCGCTTCAACGCGCTGAAACGCGAGCTGGGTAGCATTTCGCAAAAGATGCTGACGGTGACGTTGCGCAATCTGGAGCGTGACGGGCTGGTCACGCGAAAGGTGACGCCGACCACCCCGCCGCAGGTCGAATATGCGCTGAGCGCGATGGGGCGCGATCTGCACCAGCCGATTGCGGCTCTGGCAGAATGGGCCTGGGCGCATGCCGATGCGATCGATCGGGCCCGCGCGGACTATGACGCGCAGGACGCCCGCGGCCCCTCGACAGAGGGCGCGGCGCGCGCGACAAAGACGGCATGAAACCCAGCGACAACCCCGCCGATCCGTTCAAGAAGGCCCTGGCCGAGGCGACCCGCGCCATGGCCGACGAGCGCGAGTTGAACGTCACCTATACCGCCGATCCGTCCGGGATCGCGGGCGACACCATGCGCCTGCCGCAAATCAGCCGGCGGCTGACGCGGGACGAAATCCTGCTCGCGCGCGGCACGGCCGACAGCCTCGCGATGCGCCTGCGGCATCATGACCCGGCAACGCACATGCGCTATGCCCCGGCCGGGCCGATGGCGCGCGATCTTTACGAAGCAATGGAAACCGCCCGCAGCGAGGCCGTAGGCGCGCGCGAGATGCCGGGCGCACTGTCCAATATCGACGTCAAGCTGGGCGCCGAAGCCGAGCGCAAGGGCTATGGCCGCCTGACCTCCACCTCCGAGGCGCCGCTGGCGGTCGCCGCCGGCTATCTGGTCCGCCAGATGGCCACCGGCCGCGCCCTGCCGCCGGCCGCGCAGAACCTGGCCGATCTGTGGCGCCCGCTGGTCGAGGCCGAGGCGGGCGGCACGCTGACCGGGCTGCAGGACGCGCTGGGCGATCAGGCCGCGTTCGCGCGGCTTGCCCGGCAGGTGATTGCCGACCTGGGCTACGGAGATCAGCTGGGCGACGATCCTGATGCGCCCGAGGAAGACGACGCCGAGGACGAGGCGACCGAGGAGGAAGAGGCCGGCGACGCCCAGTCCCGCGACCAGGACGAGAGCGAGGAGGCCGAGGCCAACCCCGAGCGCAGCCAGGAATCAGAGCAGGACGAGCAGCAAGCCAGCGTCAGCATGGACGAAAACGCCGACGATGAGATGTCGGACGACACGGAAATGCCGGACTCCGAGCCGCCGCCGGACCTGCCGCCGCCGGTCAGCGATGCGAGCGCCGATTATCGCGTCTTTACCCCGGCCTTCGACGAAGAGGTCAAGGCCGAGGACCTGGCCGAACCGGCCGAGCTGGAGCGCCTGCGCGCCTATCTCGACAAGCAGCTGGAGCCCTTGCGCGGCGCCGTCGCGCGTCTTGCCAACAAGCTGCAGCGCCGCCTGCAGGCGCAGCAGAGCCGCAGCTGGGAGTTCGACAAGGAGGAGGGCGTGCTGGACGCCGGCCGCCTCGCGCGTGTCGTCGCCAACCCGACAACGCCGCTATCCTTCAAGGTCGAGAAAGAGACCGAGTTTCGCGACACTGTCGTCACCCTGCTGATCGACAATTCCGGCAGCATGCGCGGCCGGCCGATCAGCATCGCGGCGATCTGCGCCGATGTGCTGGCCCGCACGCTGGAACGCTGCCAGGTCAAGGTCGAAATCCTCGGCTTTACGACTCGCGCCTGGAAGGGGGGGCAGTCGCGCGAAGCGTGGCTGGCGGCCCATCGGCCAGAGCATCCGGGCCGCCTGAACGATCTGCGCCACATCGTCTACAAGCCGGCCGACGCGCCCTGGCGGCGGGTGCGCCCCAACCTGGGGCTGATGATGAAAGAGGGGCTGCTGAAGGAAAACATCGACGGCGAGGCGCTGGAATGGGCGCATCGCCGGATGGTGCGCCGTCCCGAAGCCCGCAAGATCCTGATGGTCATCTCGGACGGCGCCCCGGTCGACGATTCGACCCTCAGCGTGAATCCGGCGAATTTTCTGGAAAAGCACCTGCGCGACGTCATTGCCATGGTCGAAAAGCGCAAGCAGGTCGAGCTGCTGGCCATCGGCATCGGCCATGACGTGACCCGCTATTACCAACGGGCCGTGACCATTACGGATGTCGAGCAGCTGGCCGGCGCGATGACCGAGCAGCTCGCCGCGCTGTTCGATGCTGACCCGAAAAAGCGCGCACGCGCCATGGGACGGGGCAGGGCGGCCTGACGGCCGCCTTCCCTAGGGAAGGCTGGGCCGTTTGACCCCTCAGCTGCGCAGGCGCGTCAGCGCGCTGCCCTTGTGAACCGCGACAGTGCCGGTCTTGTCGCTGGTCAGTTCATACTGCGGTTCCTCCGCCGAGCAGTGTCGCGTTCGGCCGCGGAACTCGAAATCCGCGGTGTGGATATTGATCACCCGTCCCCGGATCCGCCCGGCTTCCGAGTTCCAGCTGACGTGATCCCCGACCTCATAGCGCGCCATCTCAACCTGCGGTTCGTCTGATCCAACGACCGGAGGGGCGCGCCGTTCCGCGCCTGCCTCACGCGCGATCTTTCAGCGGCGCAATAAAGTGCATGACCGCAAAACCCCCTCCGCAGGGGGCGGCGTTGCGGTATGGAGAGGGGGGTGCGCGCGCGGAGGGGCGAGATGACCGGTTGGCTGACAACTCATGTTCTGGACACCGCCCGTGGCAGCCCCGCCGCCGGGATGGAGATCACTCTGTTCCGTCTGGACGGCGATCGCCGCTCCGAAATCGCGCGGATGCGCACCAATGCCGATGGCCGGACGGATGGCCCGATCCTGCCGCAGGACGCCTTTGCGCCCGGCGTCTACGAGCTGGTGTTCGCCGTCGGCGCGTGGCTCGATTCGCTGGATATTCCTGCGCCCTCGCCCCGGTTCCTCGATGAGGTGCCGATCCGCTTTGGCATGGCCGAGGCTAGCCATTATCATGTGCCGTTGTTGGTCTCGCCCTACGGCTATTCGACCTACAGGGGTAGCTGATGGATCCGATCATCCTGATGGACTGGGCCGGTTTTGCGATCCGCTGGCTTCATGTCGTCACCGCCATCGCCTGGATCGGCTCGAGCTTTTATTTCATAGCGCTCGACCTCGGGCTGCAAAGGGCCCCGGGCCTGCCGGCCGCCGCGCATGGCGAGGAATGGCAGGTCCATGGCGGCGGTTTTTACCACATTACCAAATACATGGTCGCGCCCGAGCGCCTGCCCGAACACCTGACATGGTTCAAATGGGAAAGCTACGCCACCTGGCTTTCAGGGGTCGCCATGCTGGCGATCCTCTACTGGGCGCAGTCCGAGTTGTTCCTGATCGATCCTGAAAAGCTGGCGCTGCTGCCGTGGCAGGCGATCGCCATCTCGGCCCTGTCGCTGACGATTGGCTGGCTGGTCTATGACGCCCTGTGCAAAAGCCCGCTGGGCGAGCAGCCGACGGTCCTGATGGTACTGCTTTTCCTGCTGCTGGTGGTCATGGCCTGGGGCTACAACCAGGTGTTCACCGGCCGCGCAGCGCTGCTGCATCTGGGGGCGTTCACGGCGACGATCATGACCGCCAACGTGTTCCTGATCATCATACCCAACCAGCAGATCGTGGTGGCCGATCTCAAGGCGGGGCGCGCGCCGGATCCGAAATACGGCAAGATCGCCAAGCTGCGGAGCACACACAACAACTACCTGACGCTGCCGGTCGTCTTTCTGATGCTGTCCAACCACTACCCCTTGGCCTTCGCCAGCCGCTACAACTGGCTGATCGCCGCGCTGGTGTTTCTGATGGGCGTGACGATCCGCCATTTCTTCAACACCAAGCATGCGCGCAAATCCTGGCCGTGGTGGACCTGGGGGGTGACGGCAATCTTGTTTGCTGCCTGCGTCTGGCTGTCGGCTCTCGGCACCCAGCGCCTGCCGGACGACGAAACCGCCCTGACGGCGACCCAGGCGCGCTTTGCCGCCGCGCCCGGCTTTGACGCGGTGCGCGATGCGGTCATGGGCCGCTGCACCATGTGCCACGCGGCCGAGCCGTCGTGGGAGGGGATCGTCACCGCGCCGCGCCATCTGGCGCTTGACAGCGACGCCGCCATCGCCCGCGCCGCCCGCGACATCTACGTCCAGGCGGGCCTGACCGATGCCATGCCGCCGGCCAATGTCAGCTACATGGAGCCCGAGGAGCGGGCGGCGATCCGCGAATGGTTCCGGGCGGCGAACGGGGCGCAGGTGGCGTCGAACTGACGCCGTTTGTCCCGGCGGATCAGAAGCGGGCCTTCAACTCGCGCGCGGCAAAATCGGTGAACAGCCGTACCTTGGGGTCCTGCAACTGGCGATGCGGGGTCAGCACGCCGAACTGGGCAGCCAAGGGCGGGGTTTCCGGCAGCACCTCGACCAGCCGGCCGGCCTGAATATGCTCCTCGACCTCGTAGCGCGGCCGGTTGGCGATGCCCGCCCCCTCCAGCGCCCAGCCGATCAGCACATCGCCGTCGTCGGCATCGAACCTGCCCGCGACCATCATCTTGCGCCGGCCCTCGGGCGTCTGCAGCACCCAGTAATATTCGGGCGAGCGCGGGAAACGCAAAAGCAGGCAGTTATGCGCCTTCAGATCGTCCGGCACTTGAGGTGTGCCGCGCGCCGCTAGGTATTCGGGCGCCGCCACCAGAACCCGTGGGCAGTCAGTGATCTTGCGCCAGATCAGGGCGGAATCCTCGGGCTGGCCGAGGAAAAAGGCCACGTCGATGCCGTCCTCGACGATGTTGACGCTGCGGTCGGACAGGCGCAGCCGGACCTCGACCTCGGGGTTCTCGGCCACAAAGCGCGGCACTAGGGGTGCGACTAGCCGCCGGCCAAGGCCCAGCGGCGCCACCACGCGGATGACCCCCTGCGGCGTGCCGGAATAGCTGGCGATCACCGCCTCCGCCTCCTCCAGCGCGGCTATCACCTTGCGCGCGTTGTCATAGAGGACCTGCCCGATCTCGGTCGTGGTCAGCTTGCGCGTGGTACGGTTCAGCAACCGCACGCCAAAGCGCGACTCGAGATCCTTGATGCGGTTCGACGCGCCCGCGGGTGACAGCCGCAGATCACGCCCCCCGGCGGTGATCGATCCCAGTTCGACCACCCGCACGAACACCCGGAGGCTGTCGAGATAGGACATCGGCACCGGCTTTCTTGAAATCGTGTAAACTGTTCCCCCTTCCACGGCGTTTATGCAACAGTCAAGGTAAGGCAATGCTGGGCCGGCCCACAGCGGGGTCAGGGGGACCATGGCATGACCGACGCGATCCGCTTTTTGCTGAATGACAGCGAGGTCAGGCTGACCAGCGCGGGGGCCGGCGACACGCTGCTGGATTTCATTCGCCTCGGCCGCGATCTGACCGGCACCAAGGAGGGTTGCGCCGAGGGGGATTGCGGTGCCTGCACCGTCCTGGTCGGCCGCCTGCACGAGGGCGCGCTGGTCTACGAGCCGATCAACGCCTGCATCCGCTTTCTGGCCGCCTGCCACGGCTGCCATGTGGTTACGGTCGAGCATCTGCGCGGCAAGGACGGCGCGCTGCATCCGGTCCAGCAGGCGATGGTCGCGCACCATGCCAGCCAGTGCGGCTTTTGCACGCCAGGCTTTGTCATGGCGCTTTACGGGCTGTGGATGACCAACCCAGACCCCACGGTGGTCGAGATCGAGACCGCACTTCAGGGCAACCTGTGCCGCTGCACCGGATACGAGCCCATCGTCCGCGCCGCCCTCGCCGCTGCAAGGGCGGGCGGTCAGGCAATAGACGCGCTGGCGGACGAGCGCGCGGCGGTCACCGCCAAGCTGCAGGCGCTGGTGGGGGTGCGGGCCGATGTCTCACGCGGCGAGGATCGCGCCATCGTCCCGGCCGACGTCGATGAATTCGCCGCAGCCCTGCGGGACAATCCCGCCGCCACCATCGTCGCAGGAGCGACCGATGTGGGGCTGTGGGTCACCAAGCAGCTGCGGCCCATCTCTCCGGGTATCTTCATCGGCCATTTGCTCAAGGATATCGCCGTGACGGGCGACGCGATCACCATCGGCGCCGGCGTCACCTATTCCGAATTCGCCCCGGTGATGGAGGAGTATCTGCCGGATGGCCTCGACTATCTGCTGCGCGTCGGGGGCTGGCAGGTACGCAATGCCGGTACCATCGGCGGCAATATCGCCAACGGCTCGCCCATTGGCGAGACGCCGCCCTTCCTGATCGCGCTCGGCGCGCGCATCACCTTGCGGCGCGGCGACGAGCGGCGGCAGATCGCGCTGGAAGATTACTTCATCGAGTACGGCAAGCAGGACCGGGCGCCGGGCGAGTTCCTTGAAACCATTGCCATCCCGCGCCCGAATGGCGCGCGGATCGCGGCCTACAAGGTGTCCAAGCGGGCCAATGCCGACATTTCGGCCGTCGCCGCCGGTTTCTTCATCCGCACGGAAGGTGGCGTCATCCGCGAGGCGCGCGTCGCCTTTGGCGGGATGGCCGGCACGCCGCGCCGGGCCGCGCATGCCGAGGCGGCCCTGACCGGGCAGCCCTTTGCCGCTGAAACCTTCGAGGCGGCCGCCAATGCCGTCGCCAGCGATTTCACCCCGCTGAGCGATTGGCGCGCGAGTGCCGCCTATCGCCAGTCTGTCGCCGCGAACTTCTTCCGCCGCTTCTGGCTGGAAAATTCGGACCAGACCATGCCCGTGCGCCTGAACCGCGCCGTGGGAGAGTGAGATGAAGCAGGACGCCATCACCGCGGGGCAGGCGCTGCCCCAGAACGCCTCGGTCGTGCACGAATCCGCCCATCTGCACGTCACCGGGCGGGCCGATTATACCGACGATCTGCCGACCCCGGCCGGCACGCTGCATACCGCGCTGGGCCTGTCGCAGGTCGCGCACGGGCGCATCGCGGCGATGAACCTTGATGCGGTGCGCGCAGCGCCCGGGGTCATCGACGTTCTGACCGCAACCGACATTCCGGGTCAGAACGACGTCAGCCCGGTTGGCAAGCATGATGACCCGATCCTCGCCGACGGCGAGGTGCAGTTCCACGGCCAGCCGATCTTTGCCGTCATCGCCGAAAGCCGCGACCAGGCCCGCCGCGCCGCCGCGCTCGCCAAGGTCGAATACGAGGCGCTGCCTCATGCGCTCGACCCCATCGCCGCGCGCGACGCGGGCGTTGGCTATGTAACCGAACCCCTGACGCTGCGCCGGGGCGATCCGGCCCCGGCCCTCGCCGCCGCGCCGCGCCGGGTTGCCGGCCGTTTTACCGTCGGCGGGCAGGACCACTTTTACCTCGAGGGCCAGATCGCGCTGGCCCTGCCGGGCGAGGATGACGAGGTCACGATCCTCGTCTCGACCCAGCACCCGTCCGAGGTCCAGCACATGGTCGCACATGCGCTGGGCGTTCCAGCCAATGCGGTTGTCGTCAATGTCCGCCGCATGGGCGGAGGCTTTGGCGGCAAGGAAACGCAGATGAACCTGTTCGCCTGCGTCGCCGCCGTCGCCGCGAAGAAGTGGCGCCGCCCCGTCAAGCTGCGCCCGGACCGCGACGAGGACATGATCGCGACCGGCAAGCGGCACGACTTCGTGGTCGATTACGAGGCGGGTTTCGACGATCAGGGCCGCATCCTCGCGGTCAGCGGCGACTGGTATGCGCGCTGCGGCTTTTCCGCCGACCTCAGCGGCCCGGTCACCGACCGCGCGCTGTTTCACGCCGACAACGCCTATTATTACCCCGATGTCGAATTGCGCTCGCACCCGCAAAAGACCAACACCGTCTCCAACACCGCTTTTCGCGGGTTCGGCGGTCCGCAAGGCGTGATCGTGGCCGAGCGCATCATCGAGGAAATCGCCTATGCGACCGGGCAGGACACCCTCGCCGTGCGCCGCGCCAACCTCTACCGCGATGGCCAGTTGACCCCTTATCACCAGGCGGTCGAGGACCAGATCCTGCCCCGCATCTTCGACGAGCTGGAGGCGAGTTGCGACTATGCCGCGCGGCGAAAGGCGGTGCTGGACTGGAACGCCAAGGGCGGTGTCATCCGCCGGGGCATTGCACTGACCCCGGTCAAGTTCGGCATCAGCTTTACCGCGACGCATTACAACCAGGCCGGCGCGCTGGTGCATATCTACACGGACGGCTCGATCCTGCTCAATCACGGCGGGACCGAGATGGGGCAGGGTCTACACACCAAGGTCGCGCAGGTCGTCGCCGATGCCTTTCAGGTCGATCTGGCGACGATCAAGGTGACCCGGACCGCGACCGACAAGGTTGCCAATACCTCGGCCACCGCGGCATCGTCCGGAACCGACCTGAACGGCATGGCCGCGCTGGACGCCTGCAACCAGATCAAGGCGCGGCTGATCGCGTTTCTCTGCGAGGCAAAGGACGTGACGCCCGAGGAGATCACCTTCGCATCAGGCCATATCATCGTGCGCGGCGAGGCGATCCCCTTTGCCAAGGTGATCGAGATTGCTTACCTCGCCCGCGTCCAGTTGTGGTCCGACGGGTTCTACGCCACCCCCAAGATCCATTGGAATCGCGCGACCGGGCAGGGGCGCCCGTTCTACTATTTCGCCTACGGGGCCGCCTGTTCCGAGGTGTCGGTCGACACGCTGACCGGGGAATACACCATCGAGCGGGCCGACATCCTGCATGACGTCGGCCATTCGCTGAACCCGGCGATCGACAAGGGCCAGGTCGAGGGCGCGTTTGTGCAGGGTACCGGCTGGCTGACGTCTGAAGAACTGTGGTGGGACAAGGAGGGGCGGCTGCGCACGCACGCGCCCTCGACCTACAAGATCCCGCTCGCCTCGGACCGGCCCAAAGTTTTCAACACGCGCCTCGCCGATTGGTCGGTCAATGCCGAGCGGACGATCAAGCGCAGCAAGGCCGTGGGCGAGCCGCCGTTCATGCTGGCGATCTCGGTGTTCGAGGCCATCGGCCAGGCGGTCGCCTCGGTCGCGGATTACCGCGAGTGCCCGCGGCTGGACGCCCCGGCGACGCCCGAGCGGGTGCTGACGGCGATCGAGCGGCTGCGCGGATGATCCGCGTCCGCGTCACCAGCGCCCGAGGCTCGACCCCGCGCGAGGCCGGGGCCGAAATGCTGGTCGGGGCGGATTCGGTCAGCGGGACCATCGGCGGCGGCCAGTTGGAATATCTCGCCATCGACCGCGCCCGGCAGATGCTGGCGCGCGGCGAGGAGAGCGACACGCTGGATGTTCCGCTTGGACCGGAAATTGGGCAATGCTGCGGCGGCCGGGTGCTGCTGACGCTCGACCGCAGCCCGGCCGCCCCGCCCCTCGCCGCGCCGCCGGTCCTGATCTTTGGCGCCGGGCATGTGGGGCGGGCCCTCGCCGCGGCCCTGCTGCCGCTGCCGGTGGCACCGCGCCTGATTGATGAGCGGACGGCGGAACTGGCTTTTGCGCCGGCGGACGTACCGATCACCCTGACCCCGCTGCCCGAGGCCGAACTGCGCGCCGCCCCGCCCGGCACCGCCTTTGTCATCCTGACCCATGACCACGCCCTCGACTTTCTGCTGGCGGCGGAGGCTTTGGCGCGCGGCGACGCCGCCTATGTCGGCATGATCGGCAGCCGCACCAAGCGTGCTACCTTTGCCCGCTTCGCCGCCGCCCGGGGGATCGGGGCGGATGCGCTGACCTGTCCCATCGGCGGGGGCGGGCCACCCGACAAACGACCCGAGGTCATCGCCGCCTTTACCGCGACCGAGATCCTCGCGCGCTTGCATGCCCATGCCTCAATTCGAAAGTCGACATGCAACAGCTGATCCGCGGCCGCGTCCTGAGCTTTCACGCCGACCCGGCGGATACCGCCGACAACCACCACTACTGGCCCGACGGTGCGATCCTGATCGAGGGCGGGCGGATCACAGCCGTCGGCGATTATGCCGACCTGCGCGCGGCGCACCCGGGCCTCGATGCGGCGCTGCAGATCGACCACCGGCCGCACCTGATCCTGCCCGGCTTCATCGACCCGCACATTCATTTCCCCCAAGTCCAGGTGATCGCCAGCTGGGGCGCGCAACTTCTGGAATGGCTGAACACCTATACTTTCCCGGAGGAAGCGCGCTTTGCCGATCCCGCGCATGCGGCGCGCATGGCGGATGCCTTCCTCGACCAGTTGACCGCCCATGGCACCACGACCGCCTGCGCCTTTGCCTCGGTGCATCCGCAATCGGTGGAGGCGTTGTTTACCGCGGCCGAGGCGCGGAACATGGCCATCATCGCAGGCAAGGTAATGATGGACCGCAACGCCCCGGAGAGCGTGCTGGACACCGCGCAGCAGGGATATGACGACAGCGCCGCCCTCATCGCACGCTGGCACGGCAAGGGGCGGGCGCGCTATGCCATCACGCCGCGCTTTGCGATTACTTCGACGCCGGAGCAGCTGGCCGCAACACAGGCGCTGGTCGCGGCCCATCCCGACTGCCATGTCCAGACGCACATGTCGGAGAACCTCGAAGAGATCGCGCTGACGCTGAGCCTCTACCCACTCGCGCGGGACTATCTGGACATCTACGAGAGCTACGGCCTTCTCGGCCCGAACCTCCTCCTCGGGCACTGTATCCACCTGGAGCCACGCGAGATCGCGCGCATGGCCGAATCTGGCAGCCGCGCCATCTTTTGCCCAACCTCGAACCTGTTCATCGGCTCGGGCCTCTATGATGCGCGGGCGGTGCGCGAGGCGGGGATCGTCGCCGGCGTCG
Coding sequences within it:
- the cobS gene encoding cobaltochelatase subunit CobS, which codes for MLDATAKPTEDVDLREVFGLDSDMKVKSFAERTDRVPEIDPTYKFDPDTTMAILAGFAYNRRVMIQGYHGTGKSTHIEQVAARLNWPCVRVNLDSHISRIDLIGKDAIKLRDGKQVTEFHEGILPWALRNPVAIVFDEYDAGRADVMFVIQRVLEHDGKLTLLDQNEIITPNPSFRLFATANTVGLGDTTGLYHGTQQINQAQMDRWSLVATLNYLSHDAETAIVLAKVPHYNTDKGRKQIAQMVTLADLTRTAFMQGDLSTVMSPRTVISWAQNARIFDNIGYAFRLTFLNKCDELERQTVAEFYQRLFDEELPESAAAQAK
- a CDS encoding NADPH-dependent FMN reductase, producing MSKPRIAVIIGSTRKTRFADKPTEWFMSKVAGNADLDFEVVDLRDADLPFFDEPASNAWVPSSDPKAVAWQEKIASYDGFVFIVSEYNHSITAALKNALDQAYNEWVHKPMAALAYGSMGGARALEHLRAIGVELQMVPVRGAVHIGGADFFKVWPGAGNAPISEIEGNLENALGGLLTDLTWWTKATKAAREA
- a CDS encoding winged helix-turn-helix transcriptional regulator — its product is MIPCDTQDTVHCERLSRMLSRIGDKWTLLIVRALGAQPLRFNALKRELGSISQKMLTVTLRNLERDGLVTRKVTPTTPPQVEYALSAMGRDLHQPIAALAEWAWAHADAIDRARADYDAQDARGPSTEGAARATKTA
- the cobT gene encoding cobaltochelatase subunit CobT: MKPSDNPADPFKKALAEATRAMADERELNVTYTADPSGIAGDTMRLPQISRRLTRDEILLARGTADSLAMRLRHHDPATHMRYAPAGPMARDLYEAMETARSEAVGAREMPGALSNIDVKLGAEAERKGYGRLTSTSEAPLAVAAGYLVRQMATGRALPPAAQNLADLWRPLVEAEAGGTLTGLQDALGDQAAFARLARQVIADLGYGDQLGDDPDAPEEDDAEDEATEEEEAGDAQSRDQDESEEAEANPERSQESEQDEQQASVSMDENADDEMSDDTEMPDSEPPPDLPPPVSDASADYRVFTPAFDEEVKAEDLAEPAELERLRAYLDKQLEPLRGAVARLANKLQRRLQAQQSRSWEFDKEEGVLDAGRLARVVANPTTPLSFKVEKETEFRDTVVTLLIDNSGSMRGRPISIAAICADVLARTLERCQVKVEILGFTTRAWKGGQSREAWLAAHRPEHPGRLNDLRHIVYKPADAPWRRVRPNLGLMMKEGLLKENIDGEALEWAHRRMVRRPEARKILMVISDGAPVDDSTLSVNPANFLEKHLRDVIAMVEKRKQVELLAIGIGHDVTRYYQRAVTITDVEQLAGAMTEQLAALFDADPKKRARAMGRGRAA
- a CDS encoding DUF2945 domain-containing protein, which produces MARYEVGDHVSWNSEAGRIRGRVINIHTADFEFRGRTRHCSAEEPQYELTSDKTGTVAVHKGSALTRLRS
- the uraH gene encoding hydroxyisourate hydrolase produces the protein MTGWLTTHVLDTARGSPAAGMEITLFRLDGDRRSEIARMRTNADGRTDGPILPQDAFAPGVYELVFAVGAWLDSLDIPAPSPRFLDEVPIRFGMAEASHYHVPLLVSPYGYSTYRGS
- a CDS encoding urate hydroxylase PuuD — protein: MMDPIILMDWAGFAIRWLHVVTAIAWIGSSFYFIALDLGLQRAPGLPAAAHGEEWQVHGGGFYHITKYMVAPERLPEHLTWFKWESYATWLSGVAMLAILYWAQSELFLIDPEKLALLPWQAIAISALSLTIGWLVYDALCKSPLGEQPTVLMVLLFLLLVVMAWGYNQVFTGRAALLHLGAFTATIMTANVFLIIIPNQQIVVADLKAGRAPDPKYGKIAKLRSTHNNYLTLPVVFLMLSNHYPLAFASRYNWLIAALVFLMGVTIRHFFNTKHARKSWPWWTWGVTAILFAACVWLSALGTQRLPDDETALTATQARFAAAPGFDAVRDAVMGRCTMCHAAEPSWEGIVTAPRHLALDSDAAIARAARDIYVQAGLTDAMPPANVSYMEPEERAAIREWFRAANGAQVASN
- a CDS encoding LysR family transcriptional regulator, with the translated sequence MSYLDSLRVFVRVVELGSITAGGRDLRLSPAGASNRIKDLESRFGVRLLNRTTRKLTTTEIGQVLYDNARKVIAALEEAEAVIASYSGTPQGVIRVVAPLGLGRRLVAPLVPRFVAENPEVEVRLRLSDRSVNIVEDGIDVAFFLGQPEDSALIWRKITDCPRVLVAAPEYLAARGTPQVPDDLKAHNCLLLRFPRSPEYYWVLQTPEGRRKMMVAGRFDADDGDVLIGWALEGAGIANRPRYEVEEHIQAGRLVEVLPETPPLAAQFGVLTPHRQLQDPKVRLFTDFAARELKARF
- the xdhA gene encoding xanthine dehydrogenase small subunit, whose amino-acid sequence is MTDAIRFLLNDSEVRLTSAGAGDTLLDFIRLGRDLTGTKEGCAEGDCGACTVLVGRLHEGALVYEPINACIRFLAACHGCHVVTVEHLRGKDGALHPVQQAMVAHHASQCGFCTPGFVMALYGLWMTNPDPTVVEIETALQGNLCRCTGYEPIVRAALAAARAGGQAIDALADERAAVTAKLQALVGVRADVSRGEDRAIVPADVDEFAAALRDNPAATIVAGATDVGLWVTKQLRPISPGIFIGHLLKDIAVTGDAITIGAGVTYSEFAPVMEEYLPDGLDYLLRVGGWQVRNAGTIGGNIANGSPIGETPPFLIALGARITLRRGDERRQIALEDYFIEYGKQDRAPGEFLETIAIPRPNGARIAAYKVSKRANADISAVAAGFFIRTEGGVIREARVAFGGMAGTPRRAAHAEAALTGQPFAAETFEAAANAVASDFTPLSDWRASAAYRQSVAANFFRRFWLENSDQTMPVRLNRAVGE